The Campylobacter concisus genome has a window encoding:
- the rpsM gene encoding 30S ribosomal protein S13 has translation MARIAGVDLPNKKRIEYGLTYIYGIGLYKSRQILDAAGISYDKRVYELSEDEAAAIRKEIQEHHVVEGDLRKQVAMDIKALMDLGSYRGLRHRKGLPVRGQKTKTNARTRKGRRKTVGAATK, from the coding sequence ATGGCACGTATTGCAGGTGTAGATTTACCAAACAAAAAGAGAATCGAGTATGGTTTGACTTATATCTATGGTATAGGTCTTTATAAATCTCGTCAAATTCTTGACGCAGCTGGAATTTCTTATGATAAGAGAGTTTACGAGCTTAGCGAAGACGAAGCAGCAGCTATCCGTAAAGAAATTCAAGAGCACCACGTCGTTGAGGGTGATTTGAGAAAACAAGTTGCTATGGATATCAAAGCTCTTATGGATCTTGGAAGTTATAGAGGTCTTCGCCACAGAAAGGGTCTTCCTGTTCGTGGTCAAAAGACTAAAACTAATGCTAGAACTAGAAAAGGCAGACGTAAAACTGTCGGTGCGGCTACTAAGTAA
- the rpmJ gene encoding 50S ribosomal protein L36, with amino-acid sequence MKVRPSVKKMCDKCKIVKRSGIIRVICENPKHKQRQG; translated from the coding sequence ATGAAAGTTCGTCCTTCTGTAAAGAAGATGTGTGACAAATGTAAAATTGTCAAACGTAGTGGCATAATTCGTGTTATCTGCGAAAATCCAAAACATAAACAAAGACAAGGATAA